The genomic window ATCTTGCGCATTGCTTCGAATCTTGCGGTCTTCCAGCGTGTGGAAACCACGAGACGGACATTTGGCTTAGTACTATGATTGATATAGCGGGTATAGTTGGACTCTTTTCCTTCTCCGTAGATCCAGTGGTCTTTGCAGATCCAAAGTAAGTATTTGGATTCGCAATATTTTGCAGAGTTGGCTAATCTATCGTCCAGGATCCTGCCGGTATAGAATCCTACCGTATCGCCTTTGATCAAAGTTTCTTTTGGGAATAATCCCATTCCGATCCCGGGTATATTAGATTCTCTGATTACAAAATCCTCTTCTGTTAGTATTTGGGGGCGACGAACTCTAAATCTGACCGACATCGTTAGAAACTCATTCTCCTAAGAGCGTATGAATATTAATCCAAAGAATCTTTTGCCTTATCTTTGTCCATCCTCAATTCGTAGATCAAGTTTTTATACTAGTGTTGTCTTAGAATCGGCTTGTAAGCTCGCGTCCCGGTCCCAAATCTCTACCTAGATGGATAAGCCTTATAGAAAGAACGTAGGAATGGTGGTCTTTAACTCCAAAGGAGAGGTCTTGGTAGGAGAGCGCTTGAATTTCAAAGGCTCCTGGCAATTTCCTCAAGGCGGGATCGACGAAGGAGAAGAACCAAAGGCCGCAGCTGAAAGAGAATTGTTCGAAGAGGTAGGCATTCGAACTGCGGAGATTGTCCATGAGTATCCGACTTGGATCGAGTATGACTTCCCTGAGACCTTAAAGTTAAGCTCCAATTTAAAGAAATACAAGGGCCAAACCCAAAAATGGTACTTAATGTATTGGGATGGAAGAGCGGAAGACTGCGATCTGGAAGTACATGAAAGGGAATTCGAAAAAGTTCGCTTCATTCCATTCCAAGATTGCCTCTCGACCGTGGTACCTTTCAAAAGAGATGTGTATGAAAAGCTCTTAATTGAATTCGAACCTAGGATCAAAACGTACTTGGCGAGTCGATAAACAATGGATCAACCGAATTTCTATGTTCCTCCAGTAGGACCTCCTGCATCGAATCCTAAACTTCATACCTTGTTTGCCATCTTAGGCGAGGCTAAGATCCGAGAGTTAGTCTCTTTGTTCTATGCAAAGATCCCGTCTAGCGATATTGCCTTTATGTTTCCCCAAGATCTAGAAGAAAGCATCGTGAAATCCGCAGACTTTTTGATCCAAGTCTTGGGAGGACCTTCTTACTATGTGCAAAAGTACGGACCACCCAGAATGAGAGCGAGGCATCTTCCCTTCCCCATAGACGAGAAGGCAAGAAGGACCTGGTTGTCTTGCTACAGAAAGGCGATCAAGGAATGGGACGCGGGAGAAGAAGAGAAAGAAATTCTTTGGAAGTTTTTGGAGGATTTCTCCGCATGGATGGTAAATAAGGCTTCTTCAAACGACTAATAGCGTATATTTTAGTCTGAGGAGTTCCAATACCGAATGGCCGCAAAAAACGATACCAGGGCAAAAATCCGCATCCGAGGAACCGTACAAGGGGTCGGGTTTCGTTACTTCGTACTACAAAGAGCCCAAGAATGTCGCTTGAAAGGATACACAATGAACCTTCCTACCGGAGAAGTAGAAGTTGTGGTCGAAGGGGACAAGGTGTTTATCGAAGACCTGTACAAGGCGGTACAAAGAGGACCTTCTAAAGCAAAGGTTACGGAAGCCACCATTCAATGGGAAGAACCCAAGGGTTCCTTTAGAACATTCGAAATTAAACGTTAATTTTACTGACGAAAGACTGAATTCGCGGGAGATTGGATCGTATGAAAGCGAAGTCGAATAGAAAGAAGTTTTTTCTCTCTTCCTTCGCCTTCTATCTGGTAAGGCTCCCTTTCTTCCTCCTCTTCTTAAACCAAACTCCCATCTATTCCGTAAATCCGATCCCGGCTTCTCTCATGAATCCGGTGCTTGCGATCCAAGAAGATAAAGGAATTCTCAGACTCATCTCCATCACACCAGGAAACGGAAGAACAGGGCTCATCTATACGAGTACCCAAGACAAGGGCATCCCCGTATTCAGAAAACAAAATCTGATCCTATTCCGCACTTCTAAGGAACTCAGTCTTTTAAATCTGAATAATTCCAAGAGCAAGACCATTAAAGGAAGTGCGGACGCTTACCCTGGCAACAGCGGCTTCCTAAGAGATAAGTCTACTCTTCTATTCTCTCGTAAGAATGGAGATCGATGGGAAACCGTACTGTACGACTACGATAAGGAGAAGGAACTAAAGTCCCTTCCCGGTTATCAGCCTTTCGTTTCCCCGGATCAAAAGAGCATCCTTCTCGTTGGCAATGAGGTCCGTTATTCGGAACATGGGGAAGATTCCATGAGAGTTCCCATCCATAAGTATTCTTTGGAAAGCGGAGAACTGAAGACTCTCGCATGGATCGAAACAGATAAGGAAAAATTGCAGATCACGGATGTGTATTCGATCG from Leptospira langatensis includes these protein-coding regions:
- a CDS encoding RNA pyrophosphohydrolase, which translates into the protein MDKPYRKNVGMVVFNSKGEVLVGERLNFKGSWQFPQGGIDEGEEPKAAAERELFEEVGIRTAEIVHEYPTWIEYDFPETLKLSSNLKKYKGQTQKWYLMYWDGRAEDCDLEVHEREFEKVRFIPFQDCLSTVVPFKRDVYEKLLIEFEPRIKTYLASR
- a CDS encoding acylphosphatase; its protein translation is MAAKNDTRAKIRIRGTVQGVGFRYFVLQRAQECRLKGYTMNLPTGEVEVVVEGDKVFIEDLYKAVQRGPSKAKVTEATIQWEEPKGSFRTFEIKR
- a CDS encoding bacitracin resistance protein BacA; this encodes MDQPNFYVPPVGPPASNPKLHTLFAILGEAKIRELVSLFYAKIPSSDIAFMFPQDLEESIVKSADFLIQVLGGPSYYVQKYGPPRMRARHLPFPIDEKARRTWLSCYRKAIKEWDAGEEEKEILWKFLEDFSAWMVNKASSND
- a CDS encoding SET domain-containing protein-lysine N-methyltransferase, with translation MSVRFRVRRPQILTEEDFVIRESNIPGIGMGLFPKETLIKGDTVGFYTGRILDDRLANSAKYCESKYLLWICKDHWIYGEGKESNYTRYINHSTKPNVRLVVSTRWKTARFEAMRKIKAGEELFFDYGDEYWIHLDVSPLERN